Proteins encoded in a region of the Thunnus thynnus chromosome 8, fThuThy2.1, whole genome shotgun sequence genome:
- the si:dkey-51e6.1 gene encoding si:dkey-51e6.1, translating to MLSTVGRPLSILRVSGAWCKVTVAMADALTKIPDVEIDPEGTFKYILVRVKVKDGDVHKDIVRGTKSAQYHNHIFEKVSPAMEALGMECKCLGGGKIEHNSQAKKIRVFGESTGFGKADHSVSAEKLKSAFSDYEVTCSDDTK from the exons ATGTTGTCTACCGTCGGTAGACCTCTGAGCATTTTGAGAGTGTCCGGTGCTTGGTGCAAAGTGACAGTCGCGATGGCAGACGCTCTGACTAAAATCCCAGATGTGGAGATTGATCCTGAGGGAACCTTTAAGTACATACTGGTCAGAGTGAAAGTAAAAGATGGCGATGTTCATAAAGACATTGTCCGGGGCACAAAAAGTGCACAGTACCACA ATCATATTTTTGAGAAGGTCAGTCCAGCTATGGAGGCTTTGGGAATGGAGTGCAAATGCCTTGGAGGAGGGAAGATAGAGCACAACAGCCAAGCGAAAAAAATAAGAGTGTTTGGAGAATCAACT GGCTTTGGTAAAGCAGACCATTCTGTGTCTGCAGAGAAGTTGAAGAGTGCCTTCAGTGACTATGAGGTCACCTGCAGTGACGACACTAAATAG
- the LOC137188446 gene encoding L-selectin-like isoform X2, protein MKWTLILLLGGPLAETTLGWTYHYSPTPMNWTQARQWCQTHYTDMVVIQNQKENDYLVSLLPNKTKSPYYWIGITKNHKNETWTWVGNNSTWIGEQSWATNEPNNNFSNEFCVEIYTNSGENRGKWNDEKCINKKYTACYKAQCNTTICGRGRCEETIENIKCHCDPGFKGDRCQTAVECPPLSQPNAYHNCTEGNQTFNSTCHFKCNPGFLMIGSPNVTCEITGAWSGPRPICESYKQALLAVAGCGALTACCCICFCWMKRRKRKKLAQERQPEEVTSPSSEVQG, encoded by the exons ATGAAGTGGACACTTATCCTCCTCCTTG GTGGCCCCTTAGCTGAGACTACCTTAGGTTGGACATATCATTACTCACCCACACCCATGAATTGGACCCAGGCAAGACAGTGGTGCCAGACACATTACACAGACATGGTGGTcatccaaaaccaaaaagagAACGACTATCTGGTCTCCCTGCTgccaaacaaaactaaaagtcCATATTATTGGATTGGCATCACAAAAAACCACAAGAATGAAACTTGGACCTGGGTTGGGAATAACAGCACATGGATTGGTGAGCAGTCATGGGCAACAAACGAGCCCAACAACAACTTCAGCAACGAGTTTTGTGTGGAGATCTACACCAACTCAGGAGAAAACCGAGGGAAATGGAATGATGAGAAATGCATCAATAAGAAATACACGGCATGTTATAAAG CCCAATGCAATACAACTATATGTGGCAGAGGAAGATGCGAGGAGACCATAGAAAACATTAAATGCCACTGCGATCCTGGCTTTAAGGGAGACAGGTGCCAAACAG CCGTGGAATGCCCCCCTCTGTCTCAACCTAATGCATACCATAACTGCACAGAAGGAAACCAGACATTCAACTCAACCTGCCATTTTAAATGCAACCCGGGCTTCCTGATGATAGGTTCACCAAATGTTACCTGTGAGATCACTGGTGCCTGGAGCGGCCCGAGGCCCATTTGTGAAA GCTATAAACAAGCTCTGTTGGCTGTAGCTGGGTGTGGAGCCCTCACTGCCTGCTGCTGCATCTGTTTTTGCTGGATGAAGCGCAGAAAAA GAAAGAAACTTGCTCAAGAAAG GCAGCCTGAAGAAGTGACAAGTCCATCCAGTGAGGTTCAGGGATGA
- the sele gene encoding E-selectin isoform X2 yields MLCMLTSVEGWSYHYSNNTMNWIEARDWCMNHYTHMVAIQNQGEIKHLSSWLPEKKGHYWIGIRKKDNVWTWVGTNKTLTPEATNWAKGEPNNAQSTTNTGESEDCVEMYIRRLTESGKWNDESCRKRKTALCYTAACKNDSCLYGECVETINSHRCNCYKGFYGEKCEQVVKCNRDEVTDPDNGSVNCTAKYGNFSYDSQCSYSCAEGYQLSMQSPLRCTENKTWSEQPPTCQLVQCPKLSHPESGSMKCSDPLAPSSYQSTCVFTCDEGYELAGSPSNTLQCEASGVWDASTPICVPVRCPALHLENGIVSCGDDADMRLSYGNTCSFSCVPGYNLVGQSEVTCTSAAKWSEEMPRCEAITCQNPEAEAHLIPKCSQPLTELRPDSTCSFSCEAGFELQGVQTIQCSEGGQWTEAIPTCKAIVCPAPEVPTRGYISCTPSLSSPASAGTPHASGTVCTFSCDEGHELQGALSMECVHSGQWTSTPPTCTAVRCPLLKSPENGQISCSNSELVYNSQCSFTCNQDYSLDGHELLTCNHHGNWTGKEPSCQAPASQIATIATSVAGGGALSLSALSLAMWILKRMKQKATKFELNSNSDIEAPPQVYKSSVDSLI; encoded by the exons A TGCTGTGCATGTTGACTAGTGTAGAAGGCTGGTCGTACCACTACTCCAACAACACCATGAATTGGATAGAAGCAAGAGACTGGTGCATGAATCACTACACACACATGGTGGCCATCCAGAACCAGGGGGAGATCAAGCATCTCAGCAGCTGGCTGCCCGAGAAAAAAGGCCACTACTGGATTGGGATCCGCAAGAAAGATAATGTCTGGACCTGGGTGGGCACCAACAAGACTCTGACACCAGAAGCAACCAACTGGGCAAAAGGAGAACCAAACAACGCCCAGAGCACAACGAATACAGGGGAAAGTGAGGATTGTGTGGAGATGTACATTAGAAGACTTACAGAGTCGGGCAAATGGAACGATGAAAGTTGTAGGAAACGCAAGACCGCTCTGTGCTACACAG CTGCCTGTAAGAATGACTCATGTCTCTATGGAGAATGTGTAGAAACCATTAACAGCCACAGGTGTAACTGCTATAAAGGCTTTTATGGAGAGAAGTGTGAGCAAG TTGTTAAGTGTAACAGAGACGAAGTGACCGACCCAGATAACGGAAGTGTAAATTGCACTGCTAAGTATGGAAACTTCTCCTACGATTCCCAGTGCAGCTATTCTTGCGCGGAAGGATACCAGCTGAGTATGCAGAGTCCCCTGAGatgcactgaaaataaaacctgGTCAGAGCAGCCTCCTACATGTCAAT TGGTTCAGTGTCCGAAGCTGTCCCATCCAGAAAGTGGATCCATGAAGTGCTCCGATCCACTGGCCCCCTCCAGCTACCAGTCCAcctgtgtgtttacctgtgatGAAGGCTATGAACTTGCTGGTTCCCCATCTAACACTCTGCAATGTGAAGCATCAGGAGTGTGGGATGCCTCAACACCGATTTGTGTTC CCGTCCGGTGCCCTGCTCTCCACCTAGAGAATGGCATTGTCAGCTGTGGAGACGATGCAGACATGAGGCTCAGCTATGGGAACACCTGCAGCTTCAGCTGTGTCCCCGGCTATAACCTGGTGGGACAGAGCGAGGTGACATGCACATCAGCAGCTAAGTGGAGTGAGGAGATGCCTCGCTGTGAAG cCATCACTTGCCAAAATCCAGAGGCAGAAGCTCACCTGATCCCCAAGTGCAGCCAGCCTTTAACTGAACTGCGGCCAGACTCAACCTGCAGCTTCAGCTGTGAAGCAGGCTTTGAATTGCAAGGAGTGCAAACTATTCAGTGTTCTGAGGGCGGACAGTGGACCGAAGCCATACCTACCTGCAAAG CAATAGTATGTCCCGCTCCTGAGGTTCCGACAAGAGGCTATATCAGCTGCACCCCTTCTCTTTCTTCACCTGCTTCTGCTGGGACCCCTCATGCATCTGGTACAGTCTGCACCTTCAGCTGTGATGAAGGCCATGAGCTCCAAGGTGCACTCAGCATGGAGTGTGTACATTCAGGCCAGTGGACCTCCACACCACCAACCTGCACAG CCGTAAGATGCCCGCTGCTTAAGTCTCCTGAAAACGGTCAGATCAGCTGCTCAAACAGTGAGCTGGTATACAACTCTCAGTGCTCCTTCACATGCAATCAAGATTACTCATTAGATGGACATGAGCTGCTGACATGCAATCATCACGGCAACTGGACTGGAAAGGAACCAAGCTGCCAAG CTCCTGCATCTCAGATTGCCACCATTGCCACTAGTGTGGCAGGAGGGGGCGCTCTGTCATTATCCGCTCTGTCTCTGGCTATGTGGATCCTGAAACGAATGAAGCAGAAAGCAACCAAGTTTGAGCTGAACAG CAACTCTGACATAGAAGCCCCTCCACAGGTCTACAAAAGCAGTGTTGACAGCCTCATATAG
- the selp gene encoding P-selectin, whose protein sequence is MMLQESVNVRQSLHHRVLIAALIVLAHDLSSGGGAQGWMYNYSISPNREWKEARKWCQQHFTDMVIIQNQEETDFLNSMLPSHRSYYWAGILNKTGEWIWVGTNKIVSEEEQNWAPGEPNLVASDHCVEIYIKRTDDTAKWNNADCKKRKGTVCYTVSCKQDSCSAHADCVETIGNYTCRCHPGFQGPRCEEAISCEPLPDLEQGSHNCLHPFGSSQFNSSCHFHCELGFRLVGAPQLLCQASGRWDHPVPLCQVQQCPVLNNTSGGNMNCSHPIAPYSYNSTCEFRCDEGYGLSGHDHTQCDHTGQWTASVPTCTVKKCSPIIFPVPGNMTCVDTVEPFSYGSGCNFTCQEGFYLTGENTITCLANGQWSKPTPACKAVQCNSLKAPPHGTMQCQDPLSVYSYGSVCTVQCEEGFDLIGTNMTKCLSQGNWSHALPVCQAKRCRPINSPPHGSLSCSDPNGSFSFGSKCVSACEEGFLLNGTAITGCTSLSVWSADIPQCLAKRCPTLTSPPHGSFVCSDPHGEFSFGSHCTSTCERGFVLNGTADTECTSVGTWSTNIPRCLAKKCLALNSPAHGSLACVDPHGVFSFGSQCNSTCEQGFVMNGTAETECTSVGTWSTEIPRCLARPCPLLAKAPQHGSMNCSHAYSPFSYGSHCDFECNRGFWMRGTSAMTCNTSGHWSQDLPTCQPVQCETIRALSLPLSMKCSHPLGNFSFGSECLFTCKEGYLLNGTGVLFCSSTGFWSDTLPTCTEEGMPVGAAMLMYTGVGAAAAVVPLALIGLALLIRRQFKKRGNKNISDVPTWEERDNPAFEF, encoded by the exons ATG ATGTTGCAAGAATCAGTAAATGTTAGACAAAGCCTGCATCACAGGGTGCTGATAGCTGCATTGATTGTACTTGCCCACG ACCTGAGCAGCGGAGGAGGAGCACAGGGATGGATGTACAACTACAGCATCAGTCCAAACCGTGAATGGAAAGAGGCCCGCAAGTGGTGCCAGCAGCACTTCACAGACATGGTAATCATCCAGAACCAGGAGGAGACTGACTTCCTCAACAGTATGCTGCCAAGTCACCGCAGTTATTATTGGGCAGGCATCCTCAATAAGACAGGAGAGTGGATCTGGGTAGGAACCAACAAGATTGTGTCTGAAGAGGAACAGAATTGGGCACCTGGGGAGCCAAATTTAGTCGCAAGCGACCACTGTGTGGAGATATACATCAAGAGGACAGACGACACGGCCAAATGGAACAATGCGGACtgcaaaaaaaggaaaggaactGTCTGCTACACTG TCTCTTGCAAACAGGATTCCTGCAGTGCCCATGCAGACTGTGTGGAGACCATAGGGAACTACACCTGCCGGTGCCATCCTGGTTTTCAGGGACCACGCTGTGAAGAGG CAATCTCATGCGAACCCTTGCCAGATCTAGAACAAGGTTCTCACAACTGTTTGCATCCCTTTGGGTCCAGTCAGTTCAACTCTTCCTGCCATTTCCACTGTGAACTTGGCTTTCGATTGGTAGGCGCGCCCCAACTGCTGTGCCAAGCTAGTGGACGTTGGGACCACCCTGTTCCTCTGTGTCAAG TTCAACAGTGTCCAGTTCTGAACAACACCAGTGGAGGTAACATGAACTGCAGCCACCCTATTGCACCTTATAGCTACAACTCCACCTGTGAGTTCAGGTGTGACGAAGGCTATGGGCTCAGTGGACACGACCATACACAATGTGACCACACAGGCCAGTGGACAGCCAGTGTCCCAACATGTACAG TGAAAAAGTGCTCCCCCATTATCTTTCCTGTACCGGGCAACATGACATGTGTGGACACTGTGGAGCCTTTCTCCTATGGCTCAGGCTGTAACTTCACCTGCCAGGAAGGCTTCTACCTGACTGGAGAGAACACAATCACTTGTCTGGCCAATGGACAATGGAGCAAACCTACACCTGCATGCAAAG CGGTACAGTGCAACAGTCTAAAGGCTCCTCCCCATGGCACCATGCAATGCCAAGACCCTCTAAGTGTGTACAGCTATGGCTCAGTGTGCACAGTCCAGTGTGAAGAGGGATTTGATCTGATTGgcacaaacatgacaaaatgtttgtCACAGGGCAACTGGAGTCACGCACTTCCTGTCTGCCAGG CTAAGAGGTGCCGTCCTATCAATTCTCCCCCTCATGGCTCCTTATCTTGCTCTGACCCAAATGGTTCCTTCAGTTTTGGTTCTAAGTGTGTGTCAGCATGTGAGGAGGGTTTTCTCCTGAATGGAACAGCTATAACTGGGTGCACTTCCTTGAGTGTGTGGAGTGCCGACATCCCACAATGCCTGg CTAAAAGATGTCCCACTCTGACCTCTCCCCCTCATGGCTCCTTTGTCTGCTCTGATCCACATGGAGAGTTCAGTTTTGGTTCTCATTGCACATCAACTTGTGAGAGGGGTTTTGTCCTGAATGGGACGGCTGACACAGAGTGCACGTCTGTGGGCACATGGAGCACAAACATCCCACGTTGcttgg CTAAGAAATGTCTCGCTCTGAACTCTCCCGCTCATGGCTCCTTAGCCTGCGTTGATCCCCATGGAGTGTTCAGTTTTGGCTCTCAGTGCAACTCAACGTGTGAGCAGGGTTTTGTCATGAATGGAACTGCTGAGACAGAGTGTACCTCCGTGGGCACGTGGAGCACAGAAATACCCCGCTGTCTGG CACGCCCATGCCCCCTACTGGCCAAGGCTCCACAACATGGGAGCATGAACTGCAGCCATGCATACTCCCCTTTCAGTTATGGTTCCCACTGTGACTTTGAATGCAATAGGGGTTTCTGGATGAGAGGAACATCAGCTATGACATGCAACACCTCAGGCCACTGGAGTCAGGACCTACCCACCTGCCAGC CGGTACAGTGTGAGACCATCCGTGCCTTGTCTTTACCTCTGTCTATGAAGTGCTCCCATCCCCTGGGGAATTTCAGCTTTGGCTCCGAGTGTCTTTTCACCTGTAAAGAAGGGTATCTTTTGAACGGCACAGGGGTGCTGTTTTGCTCCTCCACTGGGTTTTGGAGTGACACACTTCCTACCTGCACAG AGGAGGGAATGCCTGTGGGGGCCGCCATGCTGATGTACACTGGTGTAGGGGCAGCTGCTGCTGTCGTGCCACTTGCCCTGATAGGACTGGCTTTGTTGATAAGGAGACAATTCAAAAAAAGAG GAAATAAGAACATCTCTGATGTGCCAAcatgggaggagagagacaatCCAGCATTTGAGTTTTGa
- the LOC137188446 gene encoding L-selectin-like isoform X1: protein MKWTLILLLGGPLAETTLGWTYHYSPTPMNWTQARQWCQTHYTDMVVIQNQKENDYLVSLLPNKTKSPYYWIGITKNHKNETWTWVGNNSTWIGEQSWATNEPNNNFSNEFCVEIYTNSGENRGKWNDEKCINKKYTACYKAQCNTTICGRGRCEETIENIKCHCDPGFKGDRCQTAVECPPLSQPNAYHNCTEGNQTFNSTCHFKCNPGFLMIGSPNVTCEITGAWSGPRPICETVECPPLSQSNASHNCTEGNQTFNSTCHFKCNPGFLMIGSPNVTCGITGAWSGPRPICESYKQALLAVAGCGALTACCCICFCWMKRRKRKKLAQERQPEEVTSPSSEVQG from the exons ATGAAGTGGACACTTATCCTCCTCCTTG GTGGCCCCTTAGCTGAGACTACCTTAGGTTGGACATATCATTACTCACCCACACCCATGAATTGGACCCAGGCAAGACAGTGGTGCCAGACACATTACACAGACATGGTGGTcatccaaaaccaaaaagagAACGACTATCTGGTCTCCCTGCTgccaaacaaaactaaaagtcCATATTATTGGATTGGCATCACAAAAAACCACAAGAATGAAACTTGGACCTGGGTTGGGAATAACAGCACATGGATTGGTGAGCAGTCATGGGCAACAAACGAGCCCAACAACAACTTCAGCAACGAGTTTTGTGTGGAGATCTACACCAACTCAGGAGAAAACCGAGGGAAATGGAATGATGAGAAATGCATCAATAAGAAATACACGGCATGTTATAAAG CCCAATGCAATACAACTATATGTGGCAGAGGAAGATGCGAGGAGACCATAGAAAACATTAAATGCCACTGCGATCCTGGCTTTAAGGGAGACAGGTGCCAAACAG CCGTGGAATGCCCCCCTCTGTCTCAACCTAATGCATACCATAACTGCACAGAAGGAAACCAGACATTCAACTCAACCTGCCATTTTAAATGCAACCCGGGCTTCCTGATGATAGGTTCACCAAATGTTACCTGTGAGATCACTGGTGCCTGGAGCGGCCCGAGGCCCATTTGTGAAA CTGTGGAATGCCCCCCTCTGTCTCAATCTAACGCATCCCATAACTGCACAGAAGGAAACCAGACATTCAACTCAACCTGCCATTTTAAATGCAACCCGGGCTTCCTGATGATAGGTTCACCAAATGTTACCTGTGGAATCACTGGTGCCTGGAGCGGCCCGAGGCCCATTTGTGAAA GCTATAAACAAGCTCTGTTGGCTGTAGCTGGGTGTGGAGCCCTCACTGCCTGCTGCTGCATCTGTTTTTGCTGGATGAAGCGCAGAAAAA GAAAGAAACTTGCTCAAGAAAG GCAGCCTGAAGAAGTGACAAGTCCATCCAGTGAGGTTCAGGGATGA
- the sele gene encoding E-selectin isoform X1, with protein MEFCFGLLQTRGSNHSASWISLAILFSMLCMLTSVEGWSYHYSNNTMNWIEARDWCMNHYTHMVAIQNQGEIKHLSSWLPEKKGHYWIGIRKKDNVWTWVGTNKTLTPEATNWAKGEPNNAQSTTNTGESEDCVEMYIRRLTESGKWNDESCRKRKTALCYTAACKNDSCLYGECVETINSHRCNCYKGFYGEKCEQVVKCNRDEVTDPDNGSVNCTAKYGNFSYDSQCSYSCAEGYQLSMQSPLRCTENKTWSEQPPTCQLVQCPKLSHPESGSMKCSDPLAPSSYQSTCVFTCDEGYELAGSPSNTLQCEASGVWDASTPICVPVRCPALHLENGIVSCGDDADMRLSYGNTCSFSCVPGYNLVGQSEVTCTSAAKWSEEMPRCEAITCQNPEAEAHLIPKCSQPLTELRPDSTCSFSCEAGFELQGVQTIQCSEGGQWTEAIPTCKAIVCPAPEVPTRGYISCTPSLSSPASAGTPHASGTVCTFSCDEGHELQGALSMECVHSGQWTSTPPTCTAVRCPLLKSPENGQISCSNSELVYNSQCSFTCNQDYSLDGHELLTCNHHGNWTGKEPSCQAPASQIATIATSVAGGGALSLSALSLAMWILKRMKQKATKFELNSNSDIEAPPQVYKSSVDSLI; from the exons ATG GAGTTCTGCTTTGGATTACTTCAGACCCGTGGATCGAACCACTCTGCCTCATGGATCAGTTTGGCCATTCTTTTCTCAA TGCTGTGCATGTTGACTAGTGTAGAAGGCTGGTCGTACCACTACTCCAACAACACCATGAATTGGATAGAAGCAAGAGACTGGTGCATGAATCACTACACACACATGGTGGCCATCCAGAACCAGGGGGAGATCAAGCATCTCAGCAGCTGGCTGCCCGAGAAAAAAGGCCACTACTGGATTGGGATCCGCAAGAAAGATAATGTCTGGACCTGGGTGGGCACCAACAAGACTCTGACACCAGAAGCAACCAACTGGGCAAAAGGAGAACCAAACAACGCCCAGAGCACAACGAATACAGGGGAAAGTGAGGATTGTGTGGAGATGTACATTAGAAGACTTACAGAGTCGGGCAAATGGAACGATGAAAGTTGTAGGAAACGCAAGACCGCTCTGTGCTACACAG CTGCCTGTAAGAATGACTCATGTCTCTATGGAGAATGTGTAGAAACCATTAACAGCCACAGGTGTAACTGCTATAAAGGCTTTTATGGAGAGAAGTGTGAGCAAG TTGTTAAGTGTAACAGAGACGAAGTGACCGACCCAGATAACGGAAGTGTAAATTGCACTGCTAAGTATGGAAACTTCTCCTACGATTCCCAGTGCAGCTATTCTTGCGCGGAAGGATACCAGCTGAGTATGCAGAGTCCCCTGAGatgcactgaaaataaaacctgGTCAGAGCAGCCTCCTACATGTCAAT TGGTTCAGTGTCCGAAGCTGTCCCATCCAGAAAGTGGATCCATGAAGTGCTCCGATCCACTGGCCCCCTCCAGCTACCAGTCCAcctgtgtgtttacctgtgatGAAGGCTATGAACTTGCTGGTTCCCCATCTAACACTCTGCAATGTGAAGCATCAGGAGTGTGGGATGCCTCAACACCGATTTGTGTTC CCGTCCGGTGCCCTGCTCTCCACCTAGAGAATGGCATTGTCAGCTGTGGAGACGATGCAGACATGAGGCTCAGCTATGGGAACACCTGCAGCTTCAGCTGTGTCCCCGGCTATAACCTGGTGGGACAGAGCGAGGTGACATGCACATCAGCAGCTAAGTGGAGTGAGGAGATGCCTCGCTGTGAAG cCATCACTTGCCAAAATCCAGAGGCAGAAGCTCACCTGATCCCCAAGTGCAGCCAGCCTTTAACTGAACTGCGGCCAGACTCAACCTGCAGCTTCAGCTGTGAAGCAGGCTTTGAATTGCAAGGAGTGCAAACTATTCAGTGTTCTGAGGGCGGACAGTGGACCGAAGCCATACCTACCTGCAAAG CAATAGTATGTCCCGCTCCTGAGGTTCCGACAAGAGGCTATATCAGCTGCACCCCTTCTCTTTCTTCACCTGCTTCTGCTGGGACCCCTCATGCATCTGGTACAGTCTGCACCTTCAGCTGTGATGAAGGCCATGAGCTCCAAGGTGCACTCAGCATGGAGTGTGTACATTCAGGCCAGTGGACCTCCACACCACCAACCTGCACAG CCGTAAGATGCCCGCTGCTTAAGTCTCCTGAAAACGGTCAGATCAGCTGCTCAAACAGTGAGCTGGTATACAACTCTCAGTGCTCCTTCACATGCAATCAAGATTACTCATTAGATGGACATGAGCTGCTGACATGCAATCATCACGGCAACTGGACTGGAAAGGAACCAAGCTGCCAAG CTCCTGCATCTCAGATTGCCACCATTGCCACTAGTGTGGCAGGAGGGGGCGCTCTGTCATTATCCGCTCTGTCTCTGGCTATGTGGATCCTGAAACGAATGAAGCAGAAAGCAACCAAGTTTGAGCTGAACAG CAACTCTGACATAGAAGCCCCTCCACAGGTCTACAAAAGCAGTGTTGACAGCCTCATATAG